Within the Candidatus Babeliaceae bacterium genome, the region AGACAATTCTGGCCATAAAAATGGTGGTTCTTCAAAGCCTAAATCACAAAATACAAACCCCACAACCATTCAATGGACCAATCATAAGCACAAACATTCCCCTCAGAAAAACTTAAACTGGAAAGAAATAGTGCAGTATACAAAATATGGTGATGCAAAATATAAACATGAAGTAAATATTGAAGCTACAGAAAGATTTGCCTGGGAAAAGGGCGTGACAGTTAATAATGGCAAAACATGGAAAGTAATGAAATTTGATCATACCATTGGAGCAAAAAATGGCATTGAGACTCCCTATATGCGAGTAGAAATAAGTGCAAATACAATCCATGGACATCCAATTACACCAGCAGAATACAAGGATCTTACAAAATGAATCGATTTAATAGTGATTTTTTAAAAGATATTGACCTGAAAAAATATAAGGTCACCTACGATGATTTTTACATAGATCCTATACGATCTTTTGAACAGCAAAAATGGTCATTCAAAGAAGATATTTTGCAGTTGGAATTTGATGATTATACGATTGATGTTGGCTGGTATCCAGAATTTAACCCCAATGGATATTTTAAAATTAGAGTGATAAAAGATTATGATTGGGACAATCCGCTCTATAATAAAAAGACTCACAGCTTAAAAACAATGAAGAAGTACCTGCAAGAAGCTATAGATTTTACAAATAATATAACAATGGCTTAAAAAAATTTTTCAGTTTTTAATGCTCCTTAAAGTGACCAATAAGAATCTCAATAATTTTGAACAAGTGAATGACATGAAGAATGAGTCGATAAAAAACAATACTACTCAAAACCAAGATTTTTTATTTGAAGAAATTAACAAACTTTTTTCCAAAATAAAAATTTGTTTACATTATAAAGATGCAGATATTTATTTTGACCAGTTACTAGCAATACAAGAAATGCTGGGATCATTAGTATTTAAATATGATATAAAAATATTACCGTCTTTAAGAAAATTTGTAAGAGATTGTGAACGATTAGATGATGACGATGTACGCAAATGGCTTTTTAATGAGCTAAAAAGCAATCAATATTCTTTAAAATAAGCTCAAAGTCAGATACAACTATATCCAGCAGCTTATTATCAAGGACAGGCATGTATATACTGAAGCTAGGCAAAGTAAAACCAACTCTATGTTCTTACAAAGTAATATATTCAAATTTTCATAATTTAGACCTACTATTCTTATTTCTGGAAGACTTTGGGCATCCATCAGGATTAGAACACGTTAGTGATTTTTTACATGATTCATCTAAAGACTCATTGACAGGCAATTCCTGTACAGCTGATAAAACAAAAAAAAATACATTACGTATCTCTTTTTCATTTGATAATAATAATGATGATGACGATGCATATTTGGAAATCGAGCCTCATGCCTTACTCAAAATAATTGATTTATATATCAAAACTATAAAAATGTGCCCCAAAGAAATTATTATAACATTTAACAGTTCCCAAAATGATACAACTGTCGAGAGCATTCAATAGCCCTAAATGAGGTACATAAAGATAAAAAATGAATACAGCAATATGGACAAAATCAACAACAAATTCTTACTTTACAAAAAAATTATCAGACCTATCTGACTTATATGGCAAATTAGATTTGTTGAGAATTTTTTTGAATGATATTAATTCAATGGGCTGCGATTTTGATTTTTTTAAAAATATCATTTTAAAAGAACAAAGAATAACGCTCAATGTATGTTCATTAGATCATGAAAATAAAATGATACTAATTACGTATATTTATTCAAAAGGCCCAAACAATAAATTCTATATCCATGAACAGGAGCTCACAAAAGTTGTCAATGAATGGATGATTTTATCTGACAAAGAAGTTGAAGAAATCATGGCGACCGAAGATCATGGCATTTTTACGTTACAAGAAAATACTCAGGGTTAATACATGCATAAATGCGCAATTCTCCCAGAAGTTGCTCAACTGATACAAGAAAGCAGTGAAAAGAATTCGTGTGCACCTTTGGAAAAAGCCGAAAAAATAATCGAAAATTATCTTAAAGATAATCAGCACGATACAGACATGTGGTTTAACCTAGCCCTTGTAGTCAACAAGACACCCCTTGCAGATTTCTTGGAAACAATCGATTGCGTAAAAATGATTCTTTCATATGATCCGCAGAATGCGTATGCCGCGCTCCTACTCACCGCCATGAAAAAGCATCATATGGCTGTCGATGATGAATGTCTAAAAATATTAAATGCAATTAAAACAAACGATCTTGAATTATTAGCTATGATAGAATTTGCCAAATCATGGTGTTATGAATTTAATAACAACGATAATTATTGGAAACATATCAAAATATCCATTGATTTGTGGAAAAAACACACTGCACATTTTTTATCAAACATTTCATGCAATAATAAAGAACAAAATCTTAGCGAACGAATAAAAGCTAATTTATACGTTATTTGTGACAATATAACGTATCCCTATGACCCACTAAGTGTCGAATATTTCTTAACCGAGTTCATAAGAATCCCCATCAATAAGTTTTTATAAATGCATAATTACAAAACTTCCCAATCAACATTATTATGATAAGCTATTCACCCATGTAACAACAAAGCGCAGGAGATGGGATATGCAACACGCAATTATCAAAAAAGCTTTTTACTTTATGAGGCATGGCACTACCGAATGGAATATTAAAAAAATTTGCCAAGGGCAAGCAGACGTTCCACTACATGCCATAGGCGTAGAAGAAGCTCATAACGCCATCATCACTCAGCATGACATAACCGATGTTTTCTATAGCCCCTTACAAAGAACAGTTGAAACAACAAGAATTGTGACACAGCATATGACCTGTCCAAAAAGGGAGATGATCGATATTAAAGCACGACATTTTGGAGACTTAGAAGGCAAACCGTGGGTAATAAGTAGCGAAGAACTTGCCAAAACATATAAAACATTTGAACCGACTAACGGAGAGCTGTGGCTGCAATTTTCTACCAGAGTATTACAAGGCATCAATGCCGGACTTGCTCGCAGCGAATGCCCGCTTTTCATTGCGCACAGCGAAGTATTCAGAGCCATCGTAGATGCATTAGACATTGAATACTGCTCTATTAATAATTGCGACTTAATAAAGTTTATTCCAACGAATACCCTGAATAACAGCTGGAAAGCGATACACCATAAGAAGGATTTTGAATAGCAGGTTGATACTCATCAATAAGTCTTTGTATCCGATCTAACGTTGCTAAAGCATATCCTCCTTCGTCATCAAACTGGATCGATATATTTTTTTCAGCATGCAAACGAGATTAAGTTAAGACCTATATTATTTTTTTGATTTTTTATCAAAGCTATAGAGAGCTGAGTATAGCAAATCATATTCATTTTCTATTTCCTCGGCATTCAGATTAATTTCTTTTGCTACCCCTATCATATGATGATGAAAAAACCAACTATCGTTTGGAATTTTAGGTTTGATTTGATGGCAATAGTCATTAAGCGCCTTGTTAGTTCTATCAATTTCACTCGATCTGTTTTTATAAATATTCATACAATAAAAGCGCGTATTTAATGCTTTGCAATGGCGCGCCAACTCGTTATGTGGACTATCTGTTGCAGAAAGGCATGCCTGTCTAACTTTGCTATTAACGGTCAGAATGGACAGATGTTTAGTTTCAATTTTTCTATAACTTTGTTTTTGCTGTGCGAACGACGTAGAGTTGGTTTCTTCACTATTGGATAACAACGTCGAACTTACACTTATTATAATTACAAGAATTATTGTTTTTATCATATCAGTTACCTCAATTTTGAAAATTATTTTATGTTTTTTGCGACCACTAAAAATTCTAAAACAAGCATTAAGTAAAATCAATCCTTATACACGTGCGGAACAAATTAGTTAGCACATTGCAATATCGGGAATTGGACATTTGTGAACGGCGCGGCGATCGCGCTTGCTGCGCCCATAACAATCTTTCAAAAATTTTCGTGTTAACTTACAATACCACGAAAAGTAACTATCGAACGCAAGTTTATCTTTAAGCCCAACCATCGTGGGAAAATGTTCCGTATCAACAAGCACAATCTTTTTTGTGTCATATTCGATCATAAAATTATCAATGTGCGGATCAACCCTATTACCTAAAAATTGCGACAACTGTATTCCCAACCTACGATTTGCTTTATTAATAAGTCGTAACGATCCGTCACTTTTAATCTCATCACATACTATAGCGTACACGGATGGCAATGAAATTTTTTGATAATCACAGGCTCCAATATTTTTCCCCTCTATCGTAAACCAACGATTATTGACCGGTTGCCAAAACCACTTTCTTGGCGTATCAATATGCTCTGACCAATAAGGATCACTTTTTATATGACAACGAATAATTTCCAAATTTTTAACACGCGTAAAGCCGGACATATAACGATTAATACCACCACCCATGATAAAAAAAAACACCGGCTCAATGCCTTTGGAAAATGGCTGCACAAATGATGATGGAGATTCTATAAAAAGTTTTACCACGAAAGGATATTTCTTAAATTTCAAAACAATAAGGCCGCAATTAAGCTCAAAATTAAAATCACGGCGCTTTAATATAATAAAATCATCAAACGTTGCCCGAGTTACTCGATTTTTTTCTAAATCTTTAATCAATTTTTCAAGAAGATCTTTTAAAACAGAACCTGCAACCATTTCATGATTTTTATTACGAAATGCAATGGTGGCATCTGGCAACATATGATCCAAAAAAAAATCTTTTTCAAATTTTTTAAAAAGAGCAACTTCTTCTAAATGAGAACTTTTCAAAACATACCGCTCATACCCATCAACCCAGGAAACAGTAATTTCTGGTAAAAACATATCAATCGGTCGATGCGGACTCCGACCCATTAGCTCAAAACATACAGAAAAAAATAAACATATCATATGCTTCAGATACATACCCCTACTCTCCTCAACTAATTTTGATATATACTACCCAAACAAATAAAAATCAAGATTGATTTTTATTTGTTTTCTTTGTTAGTATTGAAAAGGGCGGGATGTTTTAAACCAAAAAGGGTTGAGTAATGAAAAAAAACACTATATCTCATCGCCATAACCAATTATTGCAATGCCTAACATGCCTGCCAAGAAGAATGCTATCTGTTCATGGTAATGAAAATACCACAGAATTTGTTCTTCATGATCTTTGCAATAAAGATTGCTTAAACATAAAAAAGGCTGCCTATTTTGTAGATAATCCAGATTTCAACTGCTTCAAAGGAGTTGCAGGATTTAACGAAGCTGAATCATATCCAGACAACAAAAGCTGGGACAAACCAGAACATTTTACACAATTTATGAAACAATGCCCCTTCAACCAATCAGTGAGAAATATCAATGGCACCAGCCCACACCTAACAGCAACCGACAAACAAGAGTTCATGAATAATCTTGCTCAGAAACTATCATTCTCACAACCACACTATTTTACCTGGGATATGAAACATAACAATCATGGCATGCTTATTTTTGAATCTAATAACCCTGAAGAAGAGATAGAAGAAGATTTTGTACAAACATTCTGCATTTTAGGTTTTTGCCCTATTTTTTAAGAAAACTCTTGAAAATAGCCCTTATTTTATGCTACTTTTGTAGATATAAACACTATTAGCAATAAAATAAAAGGGGCGGGTAATTATATGAAATTACAAAAAAAACAGGCTAAAAAGCACTCAAAAAAAGAACATCTTCAGGATCACGAAAAAAATGATAATTTTGCCGATCATAATACTCGTGACAAGAAGATACAAGAGCAAAAACTGACCAAGGGTAAATTTTTCGGTAAAAGATGGTTTCCTTTCGGAAATGGCTAATACTCTATACCTGTAATAAAGCCTCTAAACCTGGCATCGGCGATTTACCGATATAGGCAAGTGTTGAGCCACCGCCTGTGGAGCAGTAACTTACCGTATTTTGCAAGCCAAAATGAGCAAGTGCCGCAACAGAATCCCCGCCTGATACGATTGAGCGCGGCGCGTCCTGCATGGCAATAAATATTTTTTTGAGCGGTTCAAGCGTTTCTTGACGGGCAATGTCGCCCACCATTCCATTATAAAACACTGTTTTTGCCTGTCGTATATACGCAACAAATAATGCACACGTACGGGGGCCTATAGTTATTGGACGCATATCGGCGTCAAATATATAATCTTCTGGTAAAACAATGGCAATGTTTTTTTGTTGCGCGGCATGCATAATTACTTCAGCTTCTTCCGAAACAGCCGGACACAGTAACAATGTTGATACGTTACCCTGCATAATCAAATTTTTTATATACACTATTTTTTCTTGCCCTTTACCGCCACCGATAATAACTACAAAAGGCTGTTCTGGCTTATCTCTTAAAGATTCAAGAGCTGCAAGTTCTTGCCCAACAAGAAGACCAAATACTTTTTTTTCCGGTGCAAAAAATTGAGGCACGAGTGTTAATGAGCTATCACTACGATGCAAGGCTCCCCAAGCGTCATTTACATAATATTCTATTGTATTAACAAGCAGTTGCGCAAAATGATAATCACCCGAACGCTCACCGGCATAAAATCTCAAATTTTCTAACATAAGTAATGTACGGCCATCCTGTCTCACCAATGGGTAATTGCCAATTTCTGTAACAAAATGAACAGTATAGGAACGATCTCTGAACCACTGGGCAACAATATCCATAGAATAAGCAGCATCATAGCCGTGAGGCCTTCCGCGATGGGACGCGATGACGGGAACTGCATTACGTTTCAGCAAATAGTCTATAGTTGGCAACAAGCGTGTTATACGAAAATCATTAATAATTTTTTTATCAGCTACAGGAACGTTAAGATCTGCACGTACAAATACAAGTTTATTTGCAATAATATCATGCTCAAACATTTAGATCTCCTGCTTAAAAATATCCGCTATTGAAATAGTCCTAATTCTACGCAGGGGCAATACTACTGCTATAAACCCAACAACAATAATAGTCGTAAAAATCAAGACAACATCCCCCATATCAATATGAGCAGGAACATAACTTACATAATAAATATCGGGCAATGCAATAAGTTTATACGTATCAATTAAATAGCTCACCATCCAGGCCACTGCAACACCAACAACACTAGAAATAATGCAAATCCCCATGCCAATCATCATAAATACCGCATGAATATCGTTATCCGCCATACCCATACTCTTAAGAATAGCTATATCAATTTTCTTGTACGTAACGTACATAAAAAGTAACGCGACAATAGTCATGCTCGCAATTAACATAATTAATACGAGAATAATAAACATGGCATATTTTTCCAAAACAAGTGCCGCCAAAAGCGCTGGGTATAAGTCTTTCCATGAAAAAACATTCAAATCAGTACGTTGTTTCAAGAAATCAATAACACGAACGGCGTCAGCACCCTTTTTAAGCTTAATTCCACACGTGCTTACGCCCGCTTCTGGGAACATGCGCTTAAACAGATCGAATGAACAATAGATTAATCGAGCATCAAGCTCTTCTATTCCTGTTGTAAAAATGCCCCCAATAGCACTATTAATTTTTTCAAAATTTTTACCGGTTTCACTATCAGATGGATGATACATAATCGTTACAACATCATGCTCTCCAACCCCGAGCTCCTGTGCCTGCAATTTACCGATAAGAATGCGATTATCTTGTAATAAACTTTCAAATGATACCGCTGATTGCTTATGCATAATCATATTTTTTAAATCTGTAACATGCATTTCCGATGACGGATCAATTGCCGTCACAAGACATGGAGAAGAAATGTCTTGCACTTCTGATTGTAAAAGAGCATGAGCTGTCGCATACGGAGTTATTGCTTGAATAGATTCACCAAATTCTTGCAGAGCCATGGTCGACAATTTTGCAAAATCTATTTCAACTGATGCTGGCGCACGAATAGTAATATCAGGATGAATGCCCTGCATTCTTCGCTGCGTTTCATATTCAAACCCATTCATGATTGCCATAATTAACGCGAGTGCACCACTTGCCACAAAGATACTCACGCAGCACATTATTATCATGAGCGAGATGGTCTTCTCCTGAGCTCGTAACCGCAAAAAAGAAATAGCTAATAACAGAGAAACTTTTTTCATTATATGTTATTCGTATTGGTGATTATGTAGTGTATATATAGACATAGTATATAGAAGTCACAAAAAATATAGTAGGGATTGCCCATGAAAAACATTACTCTTGCCA harbors:
- a CDS encoding FtsX-like permease family protein, which translates into the protein MKKVSLLLAISFLRLRAQEKTISLMIIMCCVSIFVASGALALIMAIMNGFEYETQRRMQGIHPDITIRAPASVEIDFAKLSTMALQEFGESIQAITPYATAHALLQSEVQDISSPCLVTAIDPSSEMHVTDLKNMIMHKQSAVSFESLLQDNRILIGKLQAQELGVGEHDVVTIMYHPSDSETGKNFEKINSAIGGIFTTGIEELDARLIYCSFDLFKRMFPEAGVSTCGIKLKKGADAVRVIDFLKQRTDLNVFSWKDLYPALLAALVLEKYAMFIILVLIMLIASMTIVALLFMYVTYKKIDIAILKSMGMADNDIHAVFMMIGMGICIISSVVGVAVAWMVSYLIDTYKLIALPDIYYVSYVPAHIDMGDVVLIFTTIIVVGFIAVVLPLRRIRTISIADIFKQEI
- a CDS encoding histidine phosphatase family protein, coding for MQHAIIKKAFYFMRHGTTEWNIKKICQGQADVPLHAIGVEEAHNAIITQHDITDVFYSPLQRTVETTRIVTQHMTCPKREMIDIKARHFGDLEGKPWVISSEELAKTYKTFEPTNGELWLQFSTRVLQGINAGLARSECPLFIAHSEVFRAIVDALDIEYCSINNCDLIKFIPTNTLNNSWKAIHHKKDFE
- a CDS encoding phosphoglycerate kinase gives rise to the protein MFEHDIIANKLVFVRADLNVPVADKKIINDFRITRLLPTIDYLLKRNAVPVIASHRGRPHGYDAAYSMDIVAQWFRDRSYTVHFVTEIGNYPLVRQDGRTLLMLENLRFYAGERSGDYHFAQLLVNTIEYYVNDAWGALHRSDSSLTLVPQFFAPEKKVFGLLVGQELAALESLRDKPEQPFVVIIGGGKGQEKIVYIKNLIMQGNVSTLLLCPAVSEEAEVIMHAAQQKNIAIVLPEDYIFDADMRPITIGPRTCALFVAYIRQAKTVFYNGMVGDIARQETLEPLKKIFIAMQDAPRSIVSGGDSVAALAHFGLQNTVSYCSTGGGSTLAYIGKSPMPGLEALLQV